The Amycolatopsis jiangsuensis nucleotide sequence CTGATGGAGCACGTCGGCCCGTTGAAGGAAGCCCTCGACGCGTTGACGGGGAACGCGGACGAGATCCAGGCGCAGGCCGAAACCTGGACCAACGTCGCGAAAGAACTCGAAGCCGTCTCCATCGAACTGACCGAACTGGTCAAAAAGGACCTGCAGGACTGGAAAGGCGACGCCGCCGACGCCTACCGCACCCGGGCCGACGACACGTCGAAGCTGATCGCCAGCGCGCAAAAGGGCAGCGAAGGTGCCGCCAGTGGCGTGCAAACCGCCGGTGAAGTCGTCGCGGCGGTGCGGTCCCTGGTTCGCGACACCATCGCCGACCTGGTGGGACACCTGATTTCCTGGGCGTTGCAGGTGGTGTTCACGCTGGGGATCGGGATGACCTGGGTGGTGCCGCAGGTGGTGTCCGCGGTGGCCAAGACCGCGTCGAAGATCACCGAGGTCACCACCAAGCTGGTCAAGGCGCTCAAAGCGCTGATGCCGCTGCTGAAAAAGGCCGGGACGCTGTTCGAAGACGCCGGGAAGGCGTTGAAGAAGATCCAGGGCGGCAAGGGCGGCCCGGGAGGCACGCCCAAGGACATCAAGACCGAGCCGGGAGGTGGGAAGAGCAGGAGCAACCCGGACGAGGACAACGGCTCCACGCACACCGCCGGTGCCGAGGACGGCCACCAGGGCGGTGGGTCGAACAACACCCGCTCCACCAGCGACAACAACCATCAGGGCAGCGAAGACCAGGGCGGCGGAGGTAGCCAGGGCGGTCAGGGGGAAGCCGGCCACGGCAACGGATCCCGGGGCACCGACGACACCGAGGCGCAGGGCATCCGGGGCCAGGGCAAGAACGACCGCTCGCCGGGCCAAGAACGCTGTGAGACAGACCCGGTCGTCGTGTCGACCGGGCAGATGGTGATGGAAGAGGTGGACGCCACCCTGCTCGGCGTGCTTCCACTGGTGTTCCGGCGCACGCACCTCTCCGGGTACCGCGCGGGACTTTCCCTCGGTGGTGCCTGGGTGTCCACTGTGGACCAACGGATCGAGGCCGACGAGCACGGGGTCAGCTTCGCCGCCGAGGACGGCACCCTGCAGCGTTATCCGGTGCCGGGCCCGGATTCCTGGGTGCTCGCCGAGTCCGGTCCGCACCGGCCGCTGAAGCGGGTACCGGACGGTGGGTACTTCATCGAGGACTCCGGACGAGGACTGCTGCTCTACTTCGCGCCGGGCGCGGAGCGGTCGCTGCTGGCCAGGGTGACCGATCGCCAGGACAACGCGTTCGAGATCGTCCGCGCCGAAGACGGCACGCCGCGGGAAATCCGGCATACCGCCGGGCATCGCCTTCGCCTGGAAACCCGCGACGGGCTCGTCACCGCGTTGTTCGCGGTCTCCGGGGACGGCGAGGCCGAAGTGGTCCGCTACGGATACGCCGACCGGAACCTGGTCTCGGTCACCAATCCGTCCGGGCAGGCCATGCAGTACCGCTACGACGGCACCGGTCGCATCGTGGGCTGGACCGACCGCAACGGCGAGTGGTTCCGCTACCAGTACGACCAGAACGGCCGCGTGGTGCGCACCGAGGGCTCGGGTGGGTTCCTCGACTGCGTGCTCGAATACGACCCGGAGAACCGGATCACCAGGTCCACCGACGCGCTCGGGCACACCACCGAGTTCCACTTCAGCGAAGCCGGCCAGTTGCTGCGCGAGATCAACCCGCTCGGGCAGGAGACGGCCTTGGAGTGGGATGCCCGGGACAACCTGCTCAGCTCGACCGATCCGCTGGGCCGCACCACCCGGTACCGCTACGACGAGGCCGGCAACCTGACCGCTCAGATCCGCCCGGGCGGTGCCGAACGCCGCTGGGAACGGGACGAGGCGGGGCGTGCGGTCGCGGTGCACGAGGCGCCGGGCGTGGTCACCCGCTACGAGTACGACCAGCGGGGCAACGTGACCAAGGTGGTGGCGCCGGACGGCGCGACCACCGGGTACCGCTACGGCGGGCAAGGCGCGCTCGTCGCGGTGACCGATCCGGTCGGCGGGGTCACCACGCTGGTCAACGACCCGGCCGGCCTGGTCGTCGCGGTGACCGGCCCGCGAGGCGGGGTCACCCGCTTCGCCCGGGACGAGTTCGGCCGGGTCGTCGCGGTGACCGACCCGGTCGGCGGGGTGGAGCGCTTCGGCTACACCACCGACGGGCGGCTCGCCTGGCATCAGACCCCGGACGGCGGCCAGGAACGGTGGGCGCTGGACGGCGAGGGCAACGACCGGGTGCACCTGAGCGCGGCCGGCACGATCACCCGCCGCGACTACGGCGGTTTCGACCTGCCCGTGGCGCAGGTTCGCCCGGACGGCAGCCGGCTCGCCTTCACCTACGACCTGCAGCTGCGGCCGGAGACGGTGACCACCGAGCAGGGCCAGGTCTGGCGCTACGAGTGGGACGCGGCGGGAAACCTGATCCGGGAGACGGACTTCACCGGCGGCGTGACCACCTTCGGCTACGACGCGGCCGGACGGCTCGTCGAGCGAGTCAGTCCGGACGGGCAGCGCACGACGTTCCGCTACGACCCGGCCGGGAATCTCGCCGAACAGCGCACCGGAGACCTCAGCACCAGGTTCGAGTTCAGCGGCACCGGGCACCTGCTCTCGGTCGACGACGGCACCACGCGAGTGAGTTATGAGCGGGACGCGGTGGGCCGCGTCGTCGCCGAGACCGTCAACGGCCGGACGGTGCGCTCCGCTTACGACGCCGAGGGCCGGCTGGTGCACCGGGTCACCCCGTCCGGTGCGGAAAGCTCGTGGCAGTACGACGCCGCCGGGCTGCCGGTCGCGGCCCGGCTGGCCGGGCGGGACCTGCGGTTCGTGCACGATCCGCTCGGCCGTGAGGTGCGCCGCACCCTCGGTACCGGCGCGACCCTGCTGCAGACCTGGACGCCGGGCTCGCAGCTGGCGTCCCAGGAGATCACCGACCACTTCAGCGCCACCCACCAGCAGCGCTCCTACGGCTACCGGGCGGACGGGGAGCTGGTCACGCTGCAGGACCGCCTCGGCGGCCCGCGCCGGTTCGACCTCGACCCGCTCGGCCGGGTCACCGAAGTGCGGTCGGCGCAGGGACCCGAGTCCTACCGCTATGACACCACCGGGAACGTCACCGAGGCATCCTGGCCCACCGCGGAAACCGACCTGGTCGGCCGCCGGACGTTCGCCGGCTCGCTGGTCACCGAGGCCGGCGGGATGCGCTACGCGCACGACCGGCGGGGGCGGGTCGTGCTGCGGGAACGCACCATGCCCGGCGGCGCGAAACTGACCTGGCGGTTCACCTGGACCGACGAAAACCGGCTCGTCGCGGTCGTGGTGCCGGACGGCAGCAGCTGGCGCTACACCTACGACGCGCTGGGCCGCCGGGTGGCCAAGGAACATTTCGCGCTCGACGGGCACACCTCGCTCGAACGCGTCGAGTTCACCTGGGACGGGCCGGCCCTGGTGGAGGAGGCACGGGACACGCCCGTCGGGCGGCAGGTCACCGTGTGGGACTACGCACCGGGCAACGAGCACCGCCCGCTCGCGCAACGCGGCCGGACGGCCCGGCCGGGGCAGGACTGGGTGGACACCCGGTTCCACGCCATCGTCACCGATCTGGCCGGCAGGCCTGCGGAGCTGGTCGACGACGACGGCCGGATCATCTGGTGCGGCCGCACCAGTGTGTACGGCGCCCCGGCCGGTCCGGGATCAGCCGAGGCGACCCCACTGCGCTTCCCCGGCCAGTATTTCGACGCCGAGACCGGGCTGCACTACAACCTGCAGCGCTACTACGACCCGGTGACCGCCCGCTACCTCAGCCTCGACCCGATCGGCCTCGAAGCCGGACCGAATCCTTATGCCTACGTGGACAACCCGTTCGGCGAGATGGACCCGCTGGGCCTGACTCCGGGGTCCTGCAAGGACAAACCCAAGCTGAAGCTCGATACGCAGCTGGGGAACAACCCGGTGATGCAGTCGGGCGGCGGGAAGTACAGCCAGTCCCCCAACGGCAGCTGGTACAAGGAAGGACCACCCGGCGGGAAGAACAAGGGCAAGTCGAACCGGGTGTCGTCCGGGATGAACAATCCGTCCTGGACAAGGATTGCCGGCATGCCGGAAAGGTACGAAAAAGCCCTGTCCAACCCGCAGGACATGCCGTCCGGTCTCACCCAGAAGCAAAAAAACGACTGGATGCAGAAGCACGGCGAGTTCCACACGGTGCACCAGGACGGCACGCCCGACCGGAGCGGTGTCCCGAAGAAGGACGCGATCATGGGGCACAACAAATCGGCGGGCGATCACTGGAATTATCCCGGGCACAAGCAGTCCATTCCGGAAAACAAGCACTACAACAGCCAGAGCAGCAGTTACGGCCAGATCGAGTACGGCCCCACCTCGTCGGGTACCGGATCGCAGGAAAACCCGTACCGGCAGCCGCGCCCGGACATCAACTCCTACGGCGGCTACACCAACCCGGCGCATCCCGATTACACCGGTGGTCCCTGGAGTTCCTGGTCGCACGATCCGAACGGCCTGCCACCGGACTCGCACGCCGTCCATCCACCGGACAAGCCGGGCGAAGAGTGGACCCGGATCCCCCAGGCGCCGACCGACGAACGGTTCCCGGACCTGCCGTTCTCGCGGGACGACTCGGTGCCGGACCACACTCCGCCCGGCTCCCCGACGGGGCCGCCGGCCAAGCGCCCGAGGCTCGGCTGATGCGGCCGGGGACGTTCGGTGAGGTCACGGTCGTGCCGGTGAACGGGCACGCGCCGGAGGATGTGGTCGTCGATGCCCAGGGCCGGGTGTACACCGGCGTCGAGGACGGCCGGATCCTGCGGGTGTCGCCGGACGGCCGGCGAATCGACGTGCTCGGCGACACCGGCGGCCGTCCGCTCGGGCTGGAGCTCTACGGCGACGACGAGCTGATCGTCTGCGACGCCCGTGCGGGCCTGCTCAGCATGCCGCTGGCGGGCGGTCCGGTCCGCACGCTCGCCACTTCCGGGGCCGGGCTGGACTTCGTGTTCTGCAACAACGCCGCGGTGGCCGCGGACGGCACGATCTACTTCACCGACTCCTCCCGCCGGTTCGGCATCGACCGCTGGCGCGACGACCTGATCGAGCAGACCGGCGGCGGCCGCCTGCTGCGCCGTACCCCGGACGGCGAGATCACGCTGATTGCCGACGGCCTTCAGTTCGCCAACGGGGTGGCGCTGCCGCCGGACGAGTCGTTCGTGGCGGTCGCCGAGACCGGCGCCGGCCGGATCGCGCGCGTGTGGCTGCACGGCGACCGGGCCGGGGAACGGGACCTGCTGATCGACGACCTGCCGGGGCTGCCGGACAACATCGCCACCGGCAGCGACGGTCTGATCTGGATCGCCGTGCCGAGTCCGCTGGTCGGCGCACTGACTGTCGCGCGTCGGTTGCCCGGTCCGCTGCGGGCGGCGGTTCGTGCCTTGCCTGCGGGGATGCAGCCGAGTCCGGGGCCGGTGGTGGCTGCGCTCGGCGTGTCGGCGGACGGCGGGGTGGTTCATGAGCTGCGCGGTGAAATTCCGGGTTTCCGGATGTTGGTGGGTGTGCGTGAACACGGCGGGCGTGTGTGGTTCGGCTCGCTGGCGAACGACGCGATCGCTTGCATCGATCTCTGACCACGACGGCGGCGACCGGTCGCGTCGGCGTTTGGTGGGGGAGACGGCGGCTGGACGGTCCAGTGCGGACTTCGGCCGGCCGATCGGACGGTGTAGAGGTCATTTCTGGATCGCCGTGTCACGGCGGCAGCGGCCGGCCGGCGTCGGTGCGGAGATGGCGTTCGGTCTACTATGGACCGCCGATCAGGCGGCGTAGGAATCCCTCTCGAATCGCCTTGCCGGCTCGGGGGCTGGTGGTGGCTGCGTTCGGCGTGTCGGCGGACGCCGGCTGGACGGTCAGCGGCCGGTCCACTGTGGACCGCGGCCGGCCGACCAGGCGGCGTAGAACTCCTTGTGGTCGCGGGCGGTCATCAGCAGGGCCTGGGTGATCGCCTCGAGTTCGATGGCGCTGCCGAGGTCGCTGTCGAGTTCGCGGGTCAGCAGGACCTTCGTGGTGGAGTAGGCCAGCGCCGGACCGTCGGCGAGGCGGCGGGCGAGCGCGGTCGCTTCGGCGGCCAGCTCGGCGTCCGGGACGACGCGGGTGGCCAGGCCGATCGTCTCGGCTCGGGCGGCGTCCACCTTGTCGCCCAGCATCAGCAGTTCGGTCGCCCGGCCGAGGCCGACCAGGCGGGGCAGCAGGTAGGCCGAACCCATGTCCGCGCCGGCCAGCCCGACCTTCGTGAACAGGAACGCGAACTTCGCCGACTCCGCCAGCAGCCGGAAATCGCTGGCCAGCGCGAGCACCGACCCGGCACCCGCGGCGATGCCGTTGACCGCGGCGATCACCGGGATCGGCGTTTCCCGCAGTGCCTTCACCACCGCGCCGGTCATCCGGGTGAATTCGAGCAGCTGCGCGGTGTCCATCTTCTGCAGCTCGCCGATGATCTCCTCGACGTCGCCGCCCGAGCAGAAGCCGCGGCCACGGCCGGTGAGCACCAGCACTCGCACGTCGCCGTGGTGCGGCAGCTCGGTGACGAGGTCCCGCAGGTCCGCGTAGACGTCGAAAGTCAGCGCGTTCAGCTTGTCCGGGCGAGAAAACGTCACAGTACCGACACCGTTGTCCACAGTGTACTCGAAGTGCTCCCACTCACGGGTGAGCGCGGCACTGGCACGGAACGGGCTCATTTCTGGATTCCTCCACCGTCGAGAACAAGGGTCTGCCCATTGATCGCGGCCGCCTCGCGGGCGGCGAGAAACCCGACCGCGTAAGCGACTTCGCCGGGTTCGAGCAGTCTGCCCAGCGGCGCCGCGGCGGCCAGCGCGGCTTCCGCAGAGGCCTCGTCCCGCCCGGTGCGGGAACGGATCCGCGCGACGGACTCCGCGGTCATGTCCGTGCGCACGAAGGCGGGACAGACCGCGTTCGCCGTGACACCCGTGCCGGCCACCTCGGCCGCGACCGCGCGCATCAACCCGACCGCGGCGTGTTTCGAAGCGGTATATCCTGCGGTGTAACGGTATCCGGCATGACCCGCGGTCGAGGCGACCGTGACGACGCGCCCGTGGTCGCGCTCCCGCATACCCGGCAGCACCTCGCGGGTGCACAGGAAGGCGCCGGTCGCGTTCACCTCGAACTGCCCGCGCCAATCGTCCACAGTGGTCTTCGCCAGTGGGGAACTCGACGACACGCCGGCGTTGTTCACCAGCACGTCGACCGGCCCCAGCTTCGCGAAGTATGCGCGTACCGCGGCTTCGTCGGTCACGTCACATTCGGCGCGGCCGGGGGCGAGCACGGTGTCCCCGGCGCGGCGGAATCGCTCGGCGATCGCCGAGCCGATGCCCCGGGTGCCGCCGGTGACCACCACGACCCGCGCCGGTCCGTCGGAGGAGAAGCTCACCCGTCGAAAGCTACACCGCAGCGGGCTGCAGTGTATAGTGTTGGTTCGTGCCCGAAGCCCAGGAGCCCGCGCGGACGCCGCAGGAGCTCGTGATGACGCTGCTCGGCAGCTACGTGCACCCGCGCGAGAGCCGCCGGGTGTGGTCCGGCGGGCTCGTCGCGCTGCTGGGAGAGCTGGGATTCTCCGACGGCGCGGCGCGCGTCGCGCTGACCCGGCTGGTGCACCGCGGGCTGCTGGCCCGCCACCGCGAGGGTCGGCTGGTGCACTACGGCATGACCCGCCGCACGGTCGAGCTGCTGGCCGACGGCGACCGGCGCATCTTCGGCCTCGGCAGGCGTGACGGGTCCGCCGGAACCTGGACCGTGCTGTGGCAGAACATTCCCGAAACCCGGCGCCTGGCGCGCGAACGGCTCGTCCGGCGGCTGCGTTTCCTCGGCTTCGGCCCGGTGCAGGACGGCACCTGGCTCGCCCCGCACGACCGGGAGGCCGAGGTGCTCCGGCTGCTCGGTGAACTGGACGTGACCGAGTACGCCGGCCTGATGCTGGGC carries:
- a CDS encoding PaaX family transcriptional regulator, giving the protein MTLLGSYVHPRESRRVWSGGLVALLGELGFSDGAARVALTRLVHRGLLARHREGRLVHYGMTRRTVELLADGDRRIFGLGRRDGSAGTWTVLWQNIPETRRLARERLVRRLRFLGFGPVQDGTWLAPHDREAEVLRLLGELDVTEYAGLMLGTPSAALDVRRFAGRAWDLDGLSARYDAFVTEFGGCPRELPDAEAFAVRTRLVHAFRLFPSLDPELPAELIPAPGRRAAAVELFHDRYAALAPAAQRHFDRALPPK
- a CDS encoding enoyl-CoA hydratase family protein; translation: MSPFRASAALTREWEHFEYTVDNGVGTVTFSRPDKLNALTFDVYADLRDLVTELPHHGDVRVLVLTGRGRGFCSGGDVEEIIGELQKMDTAQLLEFTRMTGAVVKALRETPIPVIAAVNGIAAGAGSVLALASDFRLLAESAKFAFLFTKVGLAGADMGSAYLLPRLVGLGRATELLMLGDKVDAARAETIGLATRVVPDAELAAEATALARRLADGPALAYSTTKVLLTRELDSDLGSAIELEAITQALLMTARDHKEFYAAWSAGRGPQWTGR
- a CDS encoding SDR family NAD(P)-dependent oxidoreductase produces the protein MSFSSDGPARVVVVTGGTRGIGSAIAERFRRAGDTVLAPGRAECDVTDEAAVRAYFAKLGPVDVLVNNAGVSSSSPLAKTTVDDWRGQFEVNATGAFLCTREVLPGMRERDHGRVVTVASTAGHAGYRYTAGYTASKHAAVGLMRAVAAEVAGTGVTANAVCPAFVRTDMTAESVARIRSRTGRDEASAEAALAAAAPLGRLLEPGEVAYAVGFLAAREAAAINGQTLVLDGGGIQK
- a CDS encoding SMP-30/gluconolactonase/LRE family protein, encoding MRPGTFGEVTVVPVNGHAPEDVVVDAQGRVYTGVEDGRILRVSPDGRRIDVLGDTGGRPLGLELYGDDELIVCDARAGLLSMPLAGGPVRTLATSGAGLDFVFCNNAAVAADGTIYFTDSSRRFGIDRWRDDLIEQTGGGRLLRRTPDGEITLIADGLQFANGVALPPDESFVAVAETGAGRIARVWLHGDRAGERDLLIDDLPGLPDNIATGSDGLIWIAVPSPLVGALTVARRLPGPLRAAVRALPAGMQPSPGPVVAALGVSADGGVVHELRGEIPGFRMLVGVREHGGRVWFGSLANDAIACIDL
- a CDS encoding RHS repeat-associated core domain-containing protein, which codes for MSNPLVAQPKETSAVAGVPLLEDATGLKDAIESKNWAAVAIGAVGTALDVLTAVMDPFGAIFAAGVGWLMEHVGPLKEALDALTGNADEIQAQAETWTNVAKELEAVSIELTELVKKDLQDWKGDAADAYRTRADDTSKLIASAQKGSEGAASGVQTAGEVVAAVRSLVRDTIADLVGHLISWALQVVFTLGIGMTWVVPQVVSAVAKTASKITEVTTKLVKALKALMPLLKKAGTLFEDAGKALKKIQGGKGGPGGTPKDIKTEPGGGKSRSNPDEDNGSTHTAGAEDGHQGGGSNNTRSTSDNNHQGSEDQGGGGSQGGQGEAGHGNGSRGTDDTEAQGIRGQGKNDRSPGQERCETDPVVVSTGQMVMEEVDATLLGVLPLVFRRTHLSGYRAGLSLGGAWVSTVDQRIEADEHGVSFAAEDGTLQRYPVPGPDSWVLAESGPHRPLKRVPDGGYFIEDSGRGLLLYFAPGAERSLLARVTDRQDNAFEIVRAEDGTPREIRHTAGHRLRLETRDGLVTALFAVSGDGEAEVVRYGYADRNLVSVTNPSGQAMQYRYDGTGRIVGWTDRNGEWFRYQYDQNGRVVRTEGSGGFLDCVLEYDPENRITRSTDALGHTTEFHFSEAGQLLREINPLGQETALEWDARDNLLSSTDPLGRTTRYRYDEAGNLTAQIRPGGAERRWERDEAGRAVAVHEAPGVVTRYEYDQRGNVTKVVAPDGATTGYRYGGQGALVAVTDPVGGVTTLVNDPAGLVVAVTGPRGGVTRFARDEFGRVVAVTDPVGGVERFGYTTDGRLAWHQTPDGGQERWALDGEGNDRVHLSAAGTITRRDYGGFDLPVAQVRPDGSRLAFTYDLQLRPETVTTEQGQVWRYEWDAAGNLIRETDFTGGVTTFGYDAAGRLVERVSPDGQRTTFRYDPAGNLAEQRTGDLSTRFEFSGTGHLLSVDDGTTRVSYERDAVGRVVAETVNGRTVRSAYDAEGRLVHRVTPSGAESSWQYDAAGLPVAARLAGRDLRFVHDPLGREVRRTLGTGATLLQTWTPGSQLASQEITDHFSATHQQRSYGYRADGELVTLQDRLGGPRRFDLDPLGRVTEVRSAQGPESYRYDTTGNVTEASWPTAETDLVGRRTFAGSLVTEAGGMRYAHDRRGRVVLRERTMPGGAKLTWRFTWTDENRLVAVVVPDGSSWRYTYDALGRRVAKEHFALDGHTSLERVEFTWDGPALVEEARDTPVGRQVTVWDYAPGNEHRPLAQRGRTARPGQDWVDTRFHAIVTDLAGRPAELVDDDGRIIWCGRTSVYGAPAGPGSAEATPLRFPGQYFDAETGLHYNLQRYYDPVTARYLSLDPIGLEAGPNPYAYVDNPFGEMDPLGLTPGSCKDKPKLKLDTQLGNNPVMQSGGGKYSQSPNGSWYKEGPPGGKNKGKSNRVSSGMNNPSWTRIAGMPERYEKALSNPQDMPSGLTQKQKNDWMQKHGEFHTVHQDGTPDRSGVPKKDAIMGHNKSAGDHWNYPGHKQSIPENKHYNSQSSSYGQIEYGPTSSGTGSQENPYRQPRPDINSYGGYTNPAHPDYTGGPWSSWSHDPNGLPPDSHAVHPPDKPGEEWTRIPQAPTDERFPDLPFSRDDSVPDHTPPGSPTGPPAKRPRLG